The following proteins come from a genomic window of Geminicoccaceae bacterium SCSIO 64248:
- a CDS encoding sulfate ABC transporter ATP-binding protein produces the protein MTIEVRNITKRFDGFTALDDVSLSVVPGELVALLGPSGSGKTTLLRIIAGLDFQTEGSVLFAGEDATERSVAQRKVGFVFQHYALFRHMTVFENVAFGLRVKPRGERPGEADIKARVTELLELVQIGPFAHRYPTQLSGGQRQRVALARALAIEPRVLLLDEPFGALDAKVRRELRRWLRGLHDRMGLTSVFVTHDQEEALEMADRVVVMREGHIEQEGPPRDIYDQPVSPFVYSFLGDVLVLDGEVRSGAIEVEGQRLADADGRAEGSAVKVFIRPHDLMLARAAADGQHAAVVDAVRTTGPRMRVEATTRVTGRTLEVDLPRGLLGAEELAPGDTVTIAPVRYTVFDASEHTAAEVARAAA, from the coding sequence ATGACCATCGAGGTCCGTAACATCACCAAGCGTTTCGACGGGTTCACCGCCCTGGACGACGTGTCGCTTAGCGTCGTTCCGGGCGAGCTCGTCGCGCTTTTGGGACCGTCCGGCTCGGGCAAGACGACGCTGCTGCGCATCATTGCCGGGCTCGATTTCCAGACCGAGGGCAGCGTCTTGTTCGCCGGCGAGGACGCCACCGAGCGCAGCGTCGCCCAGCGTAAGGTCGGCTTCGTGTTCCAGCACTACGCCCTGTTCCGGCACATGACCGTGTTCGAGAACGTGGCGTTCGGCCTGCGCGTCAAGCCGCGCGGCGAGCGCCCGGGCGAGGCCGACATCAAGGCGCGCGTGACCGAGCTCCTGGAGCTCGTGCAGATCGGTCCGTTCGCGCATCGCTACCCCACCCAGCTGTCCGGCGGCCAGCGCCAGCGCGTGGCGCTGGCACGCGCGTTGGCGATCGAGCCGCGCGTCCTCCTGCTCGACGAGCCGTTCGGCGCGCTCGACGCCAAGGTCCGCCGCGAGTTGCGCCGCTGGCTGCGCGGCCTGCACGACCGGATGGGCCTGACCTCGGTGTTCGTGACCCACGACCAGGAGGAGGCGCTCGAGATGGCCGATCGCGTCGTCGTCATGCGCGAGGGGCACATCGAGCAGGAAGGACCTCCGCGCGACATCTACGACCAGCCGGTCAGCCCGTTCGTCTACAGCTTTTTGGGCGATGTCCTGGTGCTGGACGGGGAGGTCCGCTCCGGCGCGATCGAGGTCGAGGGCCAGCGTCTGGCCGATGCCGACGGCCGGGCCGAAGGCAGCGCGGTCAAGGTGTTCATCCGGCCGCACGACCTCATGCTGGCCCGCGCCGCGGCCGACGGCCAGCACGCGGCCGTGGTCGACGCGGTGCGCACGACGGGTCCGCGCATGCGGGTCGAGGCGACCACCCGGGTCACGGGCCGCACGCTCGAGGTCGACCTGCCGCGCGGCCTACTCGGCGCCGAGGAGCTGGCGCCGGGCGACACGGTGACCATAGCGCCGGTCCGCTACACCGTGTTCGACGCCTCCGAGCACACCGCGGCCGAGGTCGCCCGCGCCGCGGCGTGA
- the apbC gene encoding iron-sulfur cluster carrier protein ApbC — protein sequence MSPVTKEDVLRALGQVVVPEDGKDVVESGLIDGVAIKDGNVHVSMTAGDTEAAKALEPLRQAAQRAVAAMAGVTSATVILTAERPRPAAAKPEPAPAGRPAVPGIRHMVAVGSGKGGVGKSTTAVNLAMALAQLGQRVGLLDADIYGPSLPRMMGITGKPKTQDGKKLLPMEAFGVKVMSMGFLIDEDAPMIWRGPMVQSALQQMLGDVLWGELDVLVIDLPPGTGDAQLTMAQRVPLSGAVIVSTPQDIALLDARKAINMFRKVDVPVLGVVENMAYYCCPNCGHRAEIFGHGGARATAERYETAFLGEIPLTLEIRETSDAGTPIVVSAPESAQAAAYRSVGEAVGVALSGRKAKPFPRIVYA from the coding sequence ATGTCACCCGTGACGAAAGAGGATGTCCTGCGCGCGCTCGGCCAGGTCGTGGTGCCGGAGGACGGCAAGGATGTCGTCGAGAGCGGCCTGATCGACGGCGTCGCGATCAAGGACGGCAACGTCCATGTCAGCATGACGGCCGGCGATACGGAGGCCGCTAAAGCGCTGGAACCCTTGCGTCAGGCCGCCCAGCGCGCCGTGGCCGCGATGGCGGGCGTCACCTCGGCCACCGTCATCCTGACCGCCGAACGGCCCCGGCCGGCCGCCGCGAAACCGGAGCCGGCGCCGGCCGGACGGCCCGCCGTGCCGGGCATACGGCACATGGTCGCGGTCGGCTCCGGCAAGGGCGGCGTCGGCAAGTCGACCACGGCGGTGAACCTGGCCATGGCGCTCGCACAGCTCGGCCAGCGGGTCGGCCTGCTCGATGCCGACATCTACGGCCCGTCCCTGCCCCGTATGATGGGCATCACCGGCAAGCCGAAGACCCAGGACGGCAAGAAGCTCCTGCCGATGGAGGCGTTCGGCGTGAAGGTCATGTCGATGGGCTTCCTGATCGACGAGGACGCGCCCATGATCTGGCGCGGCCCGATGGTCCAGAGCGCTCTGCAGCAGATGCTGGGCGACGTGCTGTGGGGCGAGCTCGACGTCCTCGTGATCGACCTGCCGCCGGGCACGGGCGACGCCCAGCTGACCATGGCGCAGCGCGTGCCGCTCTCCGGCGCGGTGATTGTGTCGACGCCGCAGGACATAGCGCTCCTCGACGCGCGCAAGGCGATCAACATGTTCCGCAAGGTCGACGTGCCCGTTTTGGGCGTGGTCGAGAACATGGCCTACTACTGCTGCCCGAACTGCGGCCATCGCGCCGAGATCTTCGGCCATGGCGGCGCGCGCGCGACCGCCGAGCGCTACGAGACCGCCTTCCTGGGCGAGATCCCCCTTACGCTCGAGATCCGCGAGACCTCGGACGCCGGCACGCCCATCGTGGTGAGCGCGCCGGAGAGCGCGCAGGCGGCCGCCTATCGCAGCGTCGGCGAGGCGGTGGGCGTGGCGCTTTCCGGACGCAAGGCCAAGCCCTTCCCGCGCATCGTCTACGCCTGA
- the hflK gene encoding FtsH protease activity modulator HflK: MPWNNQGGGGWQGGGGQGPWGNRPGGGGGPPPPDLEEILRRIQQGARKWFQGGAGGSGSGGGSGSGFGLGGGTGGNRRLIVLVGAIAVAIWGLSGFYRVQPDEQGVVLRFGAWTRTTDPGLRYHLPTPIETVLTPKVTRVNRVEVGFRDTGGAGRNALRNIESESLMLTGDENIVDINFVALWVIKDAGQYLFNIRDPESTVKAVAESVMREIVGKTPIAEATTEGRGRIELGAREQMQQILDAYGAGIQVSEVQLQKVDPPSEVIDAFRDVQRAQADRERAQNEAEAFANDILPRARGEAERLLQEAEGYRQEVIARATGDAQRFTSVVAEYEKAKDVTLRRLYIETMESVLTNMNKVIIDTDANGAAGGQGVVPYLPLPELNRRAQPSTASASGGAE; the protein is encoded by the coding sequence ATGCCTTGGAACAATCAAGGTGGCGGTGGCTGGCAGGGCGGAGGCGGCCAGGGGCCCTGGGGTAACCGGCCGGGTGGCGGCGGCGGTCCGCCGCCGCCGGATCTCGAGGAAATCCTGCGTCGCATCCAGCAGGGCGCGAGGAAGTGGTTCCAGGGCGGCGCTGGCGGCAGCGGCAGCGGCGGCGGGTCCGGTAGCGGATTCGGCCTGGGCGGTGGCACCGGCGGCAATCGCCGCCTGATCGTGCTGGTGGGTGCGATCGCGGTCGCGATCTGGGGCCTGAGCGGCTTCTACCGTGTCCAGCCGGACGAGCAGGGCGTCGTGCTGCGCTTCGGCGCGTGGACCCGCACGACCGATCCCGGCCTGCGCTACCATCTGCCCACGCCCATCGAGACCGTGCTCACGCCCAAGGTGACCCGGGTGAACCGGGTCGAGGTCGGCTTTCGCGACACGGGCGGCGCCGGGCGCAACGCGCTCCGCAACATCGAGAGCGAGAGCCTGATGCTGACCGGCGACGAGAACATCGTCGACATCAACTTCGTGGCGCTCTGGGTCATCAAGGACGCCGGCCAGTACCTGTTCAACATCCGCGATCCCGAAAGCACGGTGAAGGCGGTCGCCGAGAGCGTCATGCGCGAGATCGTCGGCAAGACGCCCATAGCCGAGGCCACCACCGAGGGCCGCGGACGGATCGAGCTCGGCGCGCGCGAGCAGATGCAGCAGATCCTCGATGCGTACGGCGCCGGCATCCAGGTCAGCGAGGTCCAGCTCCAGAAGGTCGATCCGCCCAGCGAGGTGATCGACGCCTTCCGCGACGTCCAGCGCGCCCAGGCCGACCGCGAGCGTGCCCAGAACGAGGCCGAGGCGTTCGCCAACGACATCCTGCCGCGTGCGCGAGGCGAGGCCGAGCGCCTGCTGCAGGAGGCCGAGGGCTATCGCCAGGAGGTCATCGCCCGCGCCACCGGTGACGCGCAGCGATTCACCTCGGTCGTGGCGGAGTACGAGAAGGCCAAGGACGTGACGCTTCGGCGGCTCTACATCGAGACCATGGAGTCGGTCCTGACCAACATGAACAAGGTCATCATCGACACCGACGCGAACGGCGCCGCCGGCGGACAGGGCGTGGTGCCCTACCTACCGCTGCCCGAGCTCAATCGGCGGGCGCAGCCCAGCACGGCGAGCGCCTCCGGGGGAGCCGAGTGA
- a CDS encoding protease modulator HflC — protein MLNRPTSIGILAALGALVLILLSSLFTVHQTQQALVVQFGETKRIVTEPGLNWKLPFIQSAIFIDRRVLDFDSDAQEVILGDQKRLVVDSYARYRITDPLRFYQTVGNQEAVIRSRLAPILDASLRKVLGAVPLFAILSADRATLMNQIKDESNSRAEVFGIEIVDVRIRRADLPEENSQAIYQRMQTEREREARELRAQGAELGQRIRARAERERRVILAEAERDAQITRGRGDAEQVTILADAYGRDVRFFEFYRTMQAYRTSLTGGSTNLVMSPNTPFFRYFNDPILQGVDGADGEQRPSSPQGATLGGPGQPPLPELSAIVPAPDAARSPVIRPN, from the coding sequence ATGCTGAATCGTCCCACGTCGATCGGCATCCTCGCAGCGCTCGGCGCGCTGGTCCTCATCCTGCTCAGCTCGCTGTTCACGGTGCACCAGACCCAGCAGGCCCTGGTCGTGCAGTTCGGCGAGACCAAGCGGATCGTGACCGAGCCCGGCCTGAACTGGAAGCTGCCTTTCATCCAGAGCGCGATCTTCATCGACCGCCGCGTGCTCGACTTCGATTCGGACGCGCAGGAGGTCATCCTGGGCGACCAGAAGCGCCTCGTGGTTGACAGCTACGCCCGCTACCGGATCACCGATCCCCTGCGCTTCTACCAGACCGTCGGCAATCAGGAGGCCGTCATCCGCTCGCGCCTGGCGCCGATCCTGGACGCCTCGTTGCGTAAGGTCCTGGGCGCCGTGCCGCTGTTCGCCATCCTTTCGGCCGACCGGGCGACCTTGATGAACCAGATCAAGGACGAGTCCAACAGCCGCGCCGAGGTGTTCGGCATCGAGATCGTCGACGTCCGCATCCGCCGGGCCGACCTGCCGGAGGAGAACAGCCAGGCGATCTATCAACGCATGCAGACCGAGCGCGAGCGCGAGGCCCGCGAGCTGCGCGCCCAGGGCGCCGAGCTCGGCCAGCGGATCCGTGCCCGCGCCGAACGGGAGCGGCGGGTGATCCTCGCCGAGGCGGAACGCGACGCGCAGATCACGCGCGGCCGAGGCGACGCCGAGCAGGTGACCATCCTGGCCGACGCCTATGGCCGGGACGTGCGCTTCTTCGAGTTCTACCGCACGATGCAGGCCTACCGCACCTCGCTCACCGGCGGCAGCACCAATTTGGTCATGTCGCCGAACACGCCCTTCTTCCGCTACTTCAACGACCCGATCCTGCAGGGTGTCGATGGAGCCGACGGCGAGCAGCGGCCGTCTTCGCCGCAGGGTGCGACCCTGGGAGGCCCGGGTCAGCCGCCGCTGCCGGAGTTGTCGGCGATCGTGCCGGCACCCGACGCGGCCCGGTCGCCGGTCATTCGGCCGAATTGA
- a CDS encoding DUF2065 domain-containing protein, which translates to MHDFATAVALVLVLEGALWALFPTGMKRAAAMALALQDSRLRRAGVIAAALGVGCVWLLRG; encoded by the coding sequence ATGCATGACTTCGCTACCGCCGTCGCCCTCGTTCTCGTGCTGGAGGGCGCGCTGTGGGCGCTGTTCCCGACCGGCATGAAGCGCGCCGCCGCCATGGCGCTGGCCTTGCAGGACAGCCGGCTGCGCAGGGCCGGGGTGATCGCGGCGGCGCTCGGCGTCGGTTGCGTCTGGCTTCTGCGCGGGTGA
- a CDS encoding DegQ family serine endoprotease, whose translation MADHLLRPGPAARSLLSAARLARTAVIALFLVSCLAAPGMARVPEDGFAELVQAIAPAVVNISTSRSAGPSAEPAVPMPQFPPGSPFEDFFRDFLERERGPNAPPRPSTSMGSGFVVHPNGFVVTNNHVVGEADQIEVTFNDDRSFQATLIGRDSKTDLALLKIDGGPFPHVEFADSETVRVGDWVVAIGNPFGLGSSVTAGIISARGRDIRSGPYDDFIQVDAPINRGNSGGPSFNLDGKVIGVNTAIFSPSGGNVGIGFAIPANLAKPVIDSLMRYGTVKRGWLGVRIQSVTDEIAESMNLPEAEGALVANVTPGGPAEQAQLRPGDVILSFDGKKVERMRSLPRIVAETPIDREVDVVIWREGRQQDVRVTVGELPEEEVAAEEELEPGQGGSSGMEMPIEPLGITVAMITPESRQAFRLAEDAQGVVVTAVEPGGAAAQENLQPGDLIVEVSQEQVGSPPEVLAKVEQARDDDKRSVLVLVNRQGDLRFVALKLAG comes from the coding sequence ATGGCTGATCATCTGCTCCGACCGGGCCCGGCGGCTCGATCCTTGCTCTCGGCCGCGCGCCTCGCCCGTACCGCCGTAATCGCGCTGTTCCTCGTGTCCTGCCTGGCTGCGCCCGGCATGGCCCGCGTGCCGGAGGACGGTTTCGCCGAGCTGGTCCAGGCCATCGCGCCGGCCGTGGTCAACATCTCGACCAGCCGTTCGGCCGGACCGAGCGCCGAGCCGGCGGTGCCCATGCCTCAGTTTCCGCCGGGCTCGCCGTTCGAGGACTTCTTCCGTGATTTTCTCGAACGCGAACGCGGTCCGAACGCACCGCCCCGACCGTCGACCTCGATGGGGTCGGGCTTCGTCGTGCACCCCAACGGCTTCGTCGTCACCAACAATCACGTCGTCGGCGAGGCCGACCAGATCGAGGTGACCTTTAACGACGACCGCAGCTTCCAGGCGACGCTGATCGGACGCGATTCCAAGACCGATCTCGCCTTGCTCAAAATCGACGGCGGCCCGTTTCCCCATGTCGAGTTCGCCGACAGCGAGACGGTCCGGGTCGGCGACTGGGTCGTGGCGATCGGCAATCCGTTCGGCCTCGGCAGCTCCGTCACCGCCGGCATCATCTCGGCACGCGGGCGCGACATCCGCTCCGGGCCCTATGACGACTTCATCCAGGTCGACGCGCCGATCAACCGGGGCAACTCCGGCGGGCCGAGCTTCAACCTCGACGGCAAGGTCATCGGCGTGAATACCGCGATCTTCTCGCCGTCGGGCGGCAATGTCGGCATCGGCTTCGCCATTCCGGCCAACCTCGCCAAGCCCGTGATCGACTCGCTGATGCGCTACGGCACGGTCAAGCGTGGCTGGCTGGGCGTCCGCATCCAGAGCGTCACCGACGAGATCGCCGAGAGCATGAACCTGCCCGAGGCGGAGGGCGCCCTGGTCGCCAACGTGACGCCGGGCGGGCCGGCCGAGCAGGCCCAGCTCCGTCCGGGCGACGTCATCCTGTCCTTCGACGGCAAGAAGGTCGAGCGCATGCGCTCCTTGCCGCGCATCGTCGCGGAGACGCCGATCGACCGCGAGGTCGACGTGGTCATCTGGCGCGAGGGACGGCAGCAGGACGTCCGGGTGACGGTCGGCGAGCTTCCCGAGGAGGAGGTCGCCGCCGAGGAAGAGCTCGAGCCGGGGCAGGGCGGCTCGTCCGGCATGGAGATGCCGATCGAGCCCCTCGGCATCACCGTCGCGATGATCACGCCCGAGAGCCGCCAGGCGTTCCGGCTGGCCGAGGACGCCCAGGGCGTGGTCGTCACCGCGGTCGAGCCGGGCGGCGCGGCCGCGCAGGAGAACCTTCAGCCGGGCGACCTGATCGTCGAGGTCAGCCAGGAGCAGGTCGGCTCGCCGCCGGAAGTGCTGGCCAAGGTCGAGCAGGCGCGCGACGACGACAAGCGCTCCGTGCTGGTCCTGGTCAACCGTCAGGGCGACCTGCGCTTCGTGGCGCTCAAGCTGGCGGGTTGA
- a CDS encoding cytochrome b: MAAESRNVWLDHPGGYGIVSRGLHWVMAVLFAWQFAGVVLGVVAEDAPIAAFVGGSHKTLGLMLLLLVLARGIWGFVNAPRRPAHEGALGKAAVAGHLVLYALMIVVPSLALFRQYGSGRSFEPFGLALMPGFEGPIAWLTAPANLAHGFLGWTLLVLIAGHIAMALIHRHLWQDDAIGRMTRGRSAPLGSVSD; encoded by the coding sequence GTGGCGGCGGAATCACGAAACGTATGGCTCGACCATCCCGGGGGCTACGGCATTGTCTCGCGAGGCCTGCATTGGGTGATGGCCGTCCTTTTCGCGTGGCAGTTCGCCGGCGTGGTCCTGGGCGTGGTCGCGGAGGACGCGCCGATCGCCGCGTTCGTCGGCGGCAGCCACAAGACGCTCGGCCTCATGCTCCTCCTGCTGGTCCTGGCCCGCGGCATCTGGGGGTTCGTGAACGCGCCGAGGCGGCCCGCCCATGAAGGCGCCCTCGGCAAGGCCGCGGTCGCCGGGCATCTCGTCCTGTACGCGCTGATGATCGTCGTGCCGAGCCTCGCCTTGTTTCGGCAATACGGCTCGGGACGGAGCTTCGAACCGTTCGGCCTGGCCTTGATGCCCGGCTTCGAGGGGCCGATCGCCTGGCTGACCGCGCCCGCCAACCTGGCGCACGGCTTCCTCGGCTGGACGCTGCTCGTCCTGATCGCCGGCCACATCGCGATGGCGCTCATCCACCGCCATCTCTGGCAGGACGACGCGATCGGCCGCATGACCCGCGGCCGCAGCGCGCCGCTCGGCAGCGTCAGCGACTGA
- the serB gene encoding phosphoserine phosphatase SerB yields MQDVLCLIAAPGHTLPADDAGVLARALGGEVRWLAEGRACDIVHTNRRGVLAQARDAFADRPIDTLVIASGDREKRLLLCDMDSTIITVECIDEIADFAGVKAEVAEVTRKAMNGELDFKAALKARVALLEGLSENVLAEVMSERVRLMPGARTLVRTLAARGAFTGLVSGGFTFFTERVAALCGFAFQAANVLEVRNGRLTGHVLEPIRDAAFKLATFVRLGRERDLAPAACCTVGDGANDLPMLQAAGLGIGYHAHAKVRAAIDAQINHADLTGVLHVMGLPEAAFVRD; encoded by the coding sequence ATGCAGGATGTCCTTTGTCTAATCGCGGCGCCGGGGCACACGCTACCGGCCGACGACGCCGGCGTGCTGGCGCGCGCGCTCGGCGGCGAGGTGCGTTGGCTGGCTGAGGGCCGCGCCTGCGACATCGTCCACACAAACCGGCGCGGCGTGCTGGCGCAGGCGCGCGACGCCTTCGCCGATCGCCCGATCGACACGCTGGTGATCGCGTCCGGCGACCGCGAGAAGCGCCTGCTGCTGTGCGACATGGATTCGACCATCATCACGGTCGAATGCATCGACGAGATCGCCGACTTCGCCGGGGTCAAGGCCGAGGTCGCCGAGGTGACGCGCAAGGCGATGAACGGCGAGCTCGACTTCAAGGCCGCGCTGAAGGCCCGCGTCGCTTTGCTCGAGGGCTTGAGCGAAAACGTCCTGGCCGAGGTCATGAGCGAACGGGTCCGGCTCATGCCGGGCGCGCGGACGCTGGTGCGCACGCTGGCGGCGCGCGGCGCGTTCACCGGCCTGGTGTCGGGCGGCTTCACGTTCTTCACCGAGCGGGTCGCGGCCCTGTGCGGCTTCGCGTTCCAGGCGGCCAACGTCCTCGAGGTCCGGAACGGCCGCCTCACGGGCCACGTGCTCGAGCCGATCCGCGACGCCGCCTTCAAGCTCGCCACGTTCGTGCGTCTCGGCCGCGAACGGGACCTCGCGCCGGCCGCCTGCTGCACGGTCGGCGACGGAGCCAACGACCTGCCCATGCTCCAGGCGGCCGGGCTCGGCATCGGCTATCACGCCCATGCCAAGGTGCGGGCGGCGATCGACGCCCAGATCAACCATGCCGACCTCACCGGCGTGCTGCACGTCATGGGCCTGCCCGAGGCCGCGTTCGTGCGCGACTGA
- the miaA gene encoding tRNA (adenosine(37)-N6)-dimethylallyltransferase MiaA: protein MVHGEPSARPGLVVLAGPTASGKSDLALRLAERTGGVVINADALQLYRDLSILTARPGPSAMARAPHRLYGVLAGDEPGSAGVWLERMRTVLREAAESGRTPIVAGGTGFYIEALLQGLAPVPDIPADIRGEVRALGRAEGASAVRQALAVHDPVMAGTLPPTDAQRLMRALEVVRATGRTLAWWQAQPRLRLDLPAPVRAITLMPPRAILHARIASRFDAMLADGALEEVRALTALGLPEDAPVMKAVGVPELRAVLKGAIGWDQARERAVIASRRYAKRQVTWLRHRSAGFARIEAFGEEVAAGEALAGHPATEAESRLSPNPR from the coding sequence TTGGTCCACGGCGAGCCTTCCGCGCGGCCCGGCCTCGTCGTCCTGGCCGGGCCGACCGCGTCGGGCAAGTCCGACCTCGCTTTGCGCCTGGCCGAGCGCACGGGCGGAGTCGTGATCAACGCCGACGCGCTCCAGCTCTATCGCGATCTCTCGATCCTGACGGCCCGTCCGGGGCCGTCCGCCATGGCGCGCGCGCCGCATCGCCTGTACGGCGTTCTGGCCGGCGATGAGCCCGGTTCGGCTGGCGTCTGGCTGGAGCGGATGCGGACCGTCCTTCGCGAGGCGGCCGAAAGCGGCCGCACGCCGATCGTCGCCGGTGGGACCGGCTTCTATATCGAAGCGCTGCTCCAGGGCCTGGCGCCGGTTCCCGACATCCCGGCCGACATCCGCGGCGAGGTCCGTGCGCTCGGCCGGGCGGAAGGAGCTTCCGCCGTGCGGCAGGCCTTGGCCGTTCACGATCCCGTCATGGCCGGCACCCTGCCGCCGACCGACGCGCAGCGCCTGATGCGCGCGCTCGAGGTCGTGCGCGCGACCGGGCGCACGCTCGCCTGGTGGCAGGCGCAGCCGCGCTTACGCCTCGATCTGCCGGCTCCCGTCCGCGCCATAACCCTCATGCCGCCGCGCGCGATCCTCCATGCACGGATCGCAAGCCGTTTCGATGCGATGCTGGCGGACGGCGCGCTGGAGGAGGTTCGAGCCCTGACGGCGCTGGGACTGCCGGAGGACGCGCCGGTCATGAAGGCGGTCGGCGTGCCGGAACTCCGCGCCGTCCTCAAGGGGGCCATCGGCTGGGATCAGGCCCGCGAGCGTGCCGTCATAGCCAGCCGACGCTACGCCAAGCGCCAGGTCACCTGGCTGCGTCACCGTTCCGCCGGCTTCGCCCGGATCGAGGCCTTCGGCGAGGAGGTGGCCGCTGGCGAGGCGCTCGCCGGGCATCCGGCGACCGAGGCGGAGTCACGATTGTCGCCAAACCCTCGGTAG
- a CDS encoding alkaline phosphatase — protein sequence MANEESMAGTNGSGETAAADGVAKNVIFMLPDGFSTAQADAYRYFKAGSEAPVWEDHLTGMVKTSSSDNLVTDSAASATAYATGEKTYNGAIAVDPDGRALDSVLDIASDAGKATGIVSTAAITDASPAAFGASTVDRGNQDDIAAQYTSNGDLDVILGGGRAQFLPEDDGGAREDGIDLVDQAGRQGFDTVTTADELEAATGDRLLGLFTDADMSAPIGNGAPGERPDGEPTLAEMTEATLDRLSQDGDGFFAVIEEEGTDTWGHANDAATVMNSAQSFDDAWSLALDFAERNPGTLIVSVADHETGGMTTLFSDEANPEVFQTYRATYEDMLTEAFRRVDVDGHTPGDAGSFAVVRDTIGGYTGGAVTLDDETIASIFEAPDEETAYATLAEVLNAAGGVNYSTTGHSAVDVPIYAYGTGAEHFEGLLDNTDVGIQLAAAMGLDLPEGQGDTMTTGSDDMLLA from the coding sequence ATGGCAAACGAAGAGTCGATGGCCGGGACGAACGGCTCCGGCGAAACGGCTGCGGCCGACGGCGTGGCCAAGAACGTCATCTTCATGCTGCCCGACGGCTTCTCGACCGCGCAGGCCGACGCCTACCGCTACTTCAAGGCAGGTTCCGAGGCGCCGGTCTGGGAAGATCACCTCACGGGCATGGTCAAGACCAGCTCGTCCGACAACCTCGTCACTGATTCCGCCGCTTCGGCGACGGCCTACGCCACCGGCGAGAAGACCTATAACGGCGCGATTGCGGTCGATCCCGACGGCCGCGCGCTGGACTCGGTCCTCGACATCGCGAGCGACGCCGGCAAGGCGACCGGCATCGTCTCGACCGCGGCGATCACCGACGCCTCGCCGGCGGCGTTCGGCGCCAGCACGGTCGATCGCGGCAACCAGGACGACATCGCCGCGCAGTACACGTCCAACGGTGACCTCGACGTCATCCTGGGCGGCGGCCGCGCGCAGTTCCTGCCCGAGGATGACGGCGGCGCGCGCGAGGACGGCATCGACCTGGTCGACCAGGCGGGCCGCCAGGGTTTCGACACCGTCACCACCGCCGACGAGCTCGAGGCTGCGACCGGCGATCGCCTGCTCGGCCTGTTCACCGACGCCGACATGAGCGCGCCGATCGGCAACGGCGCGCCCGGCGAGCGTCCGGACGGCGAGCCCACGCTGGCCGAGATGACCGAGGCGACCCTGGATCGCCTGTCCCAGGACGGCGACGGCTTCTTCGCCGTGATCGAGGAAGAGGGCACCGACACCTGGGGCCACGCCAACGACGCCGCGACCGTCATGAACTCGGCGCAGTCCTTCGACGACGCCTGGTCGCTCGCGCTCGACTTCGCCGAGCGCAATCCCGGCACGCTGATCGTCTCGGTCGCCGATCACGAGACCGGCGGCATGACCACCCTGTTCAGCGACGAGGCCAACCCGGAGGTCTTCCAGACCTATCGCGCGACCTACGAGGACATGCTGACCGAGGCGTTCCGCCGCGTCGACGTCGACGGGCACACGCCGGGCGACGCGGGCTCGTTCGCGGTCGTGCGCGACACGATCGGCGGCTACACCGGCGGCGCGGTCACGCTCGACGACGAGACCATCGCCTCGATCTTCGAGGCGCCCGACGAGGAGACCGCGTACGCCACGCTGGCCGAGGTGCTGAACGCGGCGGGCGGCGTCAACTACTCCACGACCGGCCACAGCGCGGTCGACGTGCCGATCTACGCCTACGGCACCGGCGCCGAGCATTTCGAGGGCCTGCTCGACAACACCGATGTCGGCATTCAGCTCGCGGCCGCCATGGGCCTCGATCTGCCCGAGGGCCAGGGCGACACGATGACGACCGGCTCGGACGACATGCTCCTGGCCTGA
- a CDS encoding DUF4126 family protein: protein MTLIFAALVIGLVAGSRTLLAPAAVSLAAISGWIDLSLSPLAFLGMTPSAVVFAGLALAELVADTLPWVPSRKTVGPFLCRIVSGGLCGAALGSLGGALLAGLIAGVTGAAGGTLAGYAARMRMAAACGRDLPAALIEDGAAVALAVVAITLAS, encoded by the coding sequence ATGACGCTCATTTTCGCCGCGCTCGTGATCGGCCTCGTGGCCGGCTCGCGCACCTTGCTGGCGCCGGCGGCGGTCAGCCTCGCGGCGATCTCCGGCTGGATCGATCTCTCCCTTTCGCCGCTCGCCTTTCTCGGCATGACGCCCTCGGCCGTGGTCTTCGCGGGCCTGGCCCTGGCCGAGCTGGTCGCCGACACCTTGCCCTGGGTTCCCAGCCGCAAGACCGTCGGGCCCTTCCTCTGCCGCATCGTGAGCGGCGGCCTCTGCGGTGCCGCGCTGGGCAGCCTGGGCGGAGCGCTCCTGGCCGGGCTCATCGCCGGCGTGACCGGCGCCGCCGGCGGCACGCTTGCGGGCTATGCCGCCCGGATGCGCATGGCGGCCGCCTGTGGCCGCGACCTGCCCGCCGCGCTCATCGAGGACGGCGCGGCGGTCGCCCTCGCCGTCGTCGCGATCACGCTGGCGTCATGA